A stretch of DNA from Candidatus Goldiibacteriota bacterium:
ATCAGAAAACTTTCAGATGCCATGAAGGCAAAAGGGATGATAGTGACCCGGGGCAGCAAAGGGATGATGATTTTTGAAAAAGGGAAAATTACCTCTATCGCGGCGCACGGTACGGATGAAATAGTGGATGTATCCGGAGCGGGCGATACGGTGTCTTCTGTTGTGGCGTTATCTCTTGGGTGTAATTCATCGCTTACGGATGCCGCAAAAACGGCAAATGTGGCAGGCGGCGTGGTGGTAATGAAGCGCGGTACAGCGACAATTACGGCGGAAGAATTAAAAAGGGAGCTTAAAAATGCCGACTAAGATAATGACAAGGGAAAAGATAGCGGTTATTGCCGCGAAGCAGAAAAAAAAGGGTAAGAAAATTGTATTTGCCAACGGCTGTTTTGACATTCTTCACGTGGGACATGTGCGGTTTCTGCGCGGTGCCAAAGCAAAAGGCGATATTCTTGTACTGGGTTTAAACTCGGACGCGTCAGTCAGAAAGTTAAAGGGCAAAGGCAGGCCGCTTGTAAATCAGCGCGACAGGGCGGAACTTATGGCCGCGTTTGAGTTTGTGGATTATGTGACCGTCTTTGGCGAACAGACAGTGGAAAAAACTTTAAGGATAATAAAGCCCGATTATCACGCAAAGGGCACTGATTATACAAAAGATACAGTGCCTGAAAAGGATATAGCAAAAGAGCTTGGGATAAAGATAGTAATTGTGGGTGATAAGAAAAATCATTCTACAAAGGATGTAATTAAGACAATAGTTGAAAGATACGGTAATAATAAGTAAAAGCCGGTATCGGGTATTGACATAAAAACGGGGGATTAATGAAAAAAGTACTGGTATGCCGTACGGACGGAATAGGTGATTTATTACTTACCACACCCCTTATTCACGAACTGGCCGCGGC
This window harbors:
- a CDS encoding adenylyltransferase/cytidyltransferase family protein — encoded protein: MTREKIAVIAAKQKKKGKKIVFANGCFDILHVGHVRFLRGAKAKGDILVLGLNSDASVRKLKGKGRPLVNQRDRAELMAAFEFVDYVTVFGEQTVEKTLRIIKPDYHAKGTDYTKDTVPEKDIAKELGIKIVIVGDKKNHSTKDVIKTIVERYGNNK